The following proteins are encoded in a genomic region of Mycolicibacterium confluentis:
- the lppU gene encoding LppU family putative lipoprotein: MTHRPATCAAILVIAALWSVGCGDEVFPGSTKAADFEVGDCLRVGGAIDRPEAAEVACGSAESNYKVVATVTGGAELCPPDVDSFYSQRGGLADQTTVCMDIDWVLGECMSVDPDHRTHSVRVDCADRTVPFRQRATQILTDVARVDQCASGLGYAYTQRQFTVCVENLR; encoded by the coding sequence CTGACCCACAGGCCCGCCACCTGCGCCGCGATCCTCGTGATCGCGGCGTTGTGGTCTGTGGGCTGTGGTGATGAGGTGTTCCCGGGGTCGACGAAGGCCGCCGACTTCGAGGTGGGCGACTGCCTGCGAGTCGGCGGCGCGATCGACCGCCCCGAAGCCGCCGAGGTGGCCTGCGGCAGCGCCGAGTCCAACTACAAGGTGGTGGCCACGGTCACCGGCGGGGCCGAACTGTGCCCACCCGACGTGGACTCGTTCTACTCTCAGCGCGGCGGACTCGCTGATCAGACCACTGTCTGCATGGACATCGACTGGGTGCTCGGCGAATGCATGAGCGTGGACCCCGACCACCGGACGCACTCGGTGCGGGTGGACTGCGCCGACCGGACGGTGCCGTTCCGGCAGCGCGCCACCCAGATCCTGACCGATGTGGCCAGGGTCGATCAGTGCGCCAGCGGCCTCGGCTACGCCTACACCCAGAGGCAATTCACCGTCTGTGTGGAGAACCTCCGATGA
- the rpsO gene encoding 30S ribosomal protein S15: MALTAEQKKEILSSYGLHETDTGSPEAQVALLTKRISDLTEHLKQHKHDHHSRRGLLLLVGRRRRLLKYVAAVDVARYRSLIERLGLRR, translated from the coding sequence GTGGCGCTTACCGCCGAGCAGAAAAAAGAGATCCTGAGCAGCTACGGCCTGCACGAGACCGACACCGGTTCTCCCGAGGCCCAGGTCGCGCTGCTGACCAAGCGCATCTCCGACCTCACCGAGCACCTCAAGCAGCACAAGCATGACCACCACTCGCGCCGCGGCCTGCTGCTGCTGGTCGGCCGCCGTCGCCGCCTGCTGAAGTACGTGGCTGCGGTCGACGTCGCCCGCTACCGCTCGCTGATCGAGCGCCTGGGTCTGCGCCGCTGA
- a CDS encoding bifunctional riboflavin kinase/FAD synthetase: MQRWRGQDEIPSDWGRCVLTIGVFDGVHRGHAELIARAVKAGRSRGVPVVLMTFDPHPMEVVFPGSHPAQLTTLTRRAELAEELGVDVFLVMPFTADFMKLTPDRYVHELLVEHLHVLEVVVGENFTFGKKAAGNVDMLRRAGERFGFAVEAMSLVTDHHDEQSVTFSSTYIRSCVDAGDVVAAAEALGRPHRVEGVVVRGDGRGRGLGFPTANVAPPMHSAIPADGVYAAWFTVLGHGPVMGTVTPGERYQAAVSVGTNPTFSGRTRTVEAFVLDTAADLYGQHVAVDFVARIRGQEKFSHVDDLIKAMERDTEKARAILRDSV, translated from the coding sequence GTGCAGCGGTGGCGGGGACAGGACGAGATCCCCTCGGACTGGGGCAGATGCGTACTCACGATCGGCGTGTTCGACGGTGTGCACCGCGGACACGCCGAACTGATCGCTCGCGCCGTCAAGGCGGGGCGCAGTCGCGGTGTGCCGGTGGTGTTGATGACGTTCGACCCACATCCCATGGAAGTGGTGTTCCCGGGCAGTCATCCGGCTCAACTGACGACGCTGACCCGGCGCGCGGAACTGGCCGAGGAACTGGGCGTCGACGTTTTCCTGGTGATGCCCTTCACCGCGGACTTCATGAAGCTCACGCCGGACCGCTACGTCCATGAACTTCTGGTGGAACACCTGCACGTCCTCGAAGTCGTTGTGGGCGAGAACTTCACGTTCGGCAAGAAGGCCGCGGGCAACGTCGACATGCTGCGCAGGGCGGGGGAGCGGTTCGGCTTCGCCGTCGAGGCCATGTCTCTGGTCACCGATCATCACGACGAACAGTCGGTGACGTTCTCCTCCACCTACATCCGGTCCTGCGTGGACGCCGGTGATGTGGTGGCCGCCGCCGAGGCACTGGGTCGCCCGCACCGCGTCGAGGGTGTCGTGGTGCGCGGTGACGGCCGCGGGCGCGGACTCGGCTTCCCGACCGCGAACGTCGCCCCGCCGATGCACTCCGCGATCCCGGCCGACGGTGTGTACGCCGCATGGTTCACGGTGCTCGGCCACGGCCCCGTGATGGGCACCGTGACTCCGGGGGAGCGCTATCAGGCCGCCGTGTCGGTGGGCACCAACCCGACGTTCTCCGGGCGCACGCGCACGGTCGAGGCGTTCGTCCTCGACACGGCCGCCGACCTCTACGGGCAGCACGTCGCGGTCGACTTCGTCGCCCGGATCCGGGGCCAGGAGAAGTTCTCCCATGTCGATGACCTGATCAAGGCCATGGAGCGGGACACCGAGAAGGCCCGCGCAATTCTGCGCGATTCGGTCTGA
- the mntR gene encoding manganese-binding transcriptional regulator MntR, translating into MSPDSGPETGATDLTTVAQDYLKTIWTAQEWSHEKVSTKMLAERIGVSASTASESIRKLADQGLVHHEKYGAVTLTEAGRSAALAMVRRHRLLETFLVNELGYSWDEVHDEAEVLEHAISDRMLDRMDAKLGHPTRDPHGDPIPAADGQVPTPPARQLSACDDGDEGTVARISDADPEMLRYFDTVGINLDSRVRVLARRDFAGMISVAIENGEPSADTEAVTVELGSPAAQAIWVTERA; encoded by the coding sequence GTGAGCCCCGACAGCGGCCCTGAGACTGGGGCGACCGACCTGACGACGGTCGCTCAGGACTACCTGAAGACCATCTGGACGGCACAGGAGTGGTCCCACGAGAAGGTGAGCACCAAAATGCTCGCCGAACGCATCGGGGTCTCGGCGAGCACGGCCTCGGAATCCATCCGCAAACTCGCCGACCAGGGCCTGGTGCACCACGAGAAGTACGGTGCGGTGACGCTGACCGAGGCGGGTCGCAGCGCGGCCCTGGCGATGGTCCGCAGGCACCGCCTGCTGGAGACCTTCCTGGTCAACGAACTCGGGTACAGCTGGGACGAGGTGCACGACGAGGCCGAAGTCCTCGAGCACGCAATCTCCGACCGCATGCTCGACCGCATGGACGCCAAGCTCGGCCACCCGACCCGCGACCCGCACGGCGACCCGATCCCGGCCGCCGACGGGCAGGTGCCCACGCCGCCGGCGCGCCAACTGTCGGCCTGCGACGACGGTGACGAGGGCACCGTGGCGCGGATCTCGGATGCCGACCCGGAGATGCTGCGCTACTTCGACACCGTCGGGATCAACCTGGACTCGCGGGTGCGCGTGCTGGCGCGCCGCGACTTCGCCGGCATGATCTCGGTGGCCATCGAGAACGGCGAGCCGTCCGCGGACACCGAGGCCGTCACCGTCGAACTGGGCAGCCCTGCCGCACAGGCGATCTGGGTGACGGAACGCGCTTAG
- a CDS encoding CBS domain-containing protein translates to MTGVPAAGSIAVADLTGDAVVRVPSDATVAAAAAALINAEVGAVIVGAQARPTALISERDVARVVAAGQDPTAVRAADVASTNLVWCAADATVDEVAQRMTDKHIRHLLVEDGETLVGIVSARDLLGVYASDAEPA, encoded by the coding sequence ATGACTGGAGTTCCCGCCGCCGGATCGATAGCCGTCGCAGATCTGACTGGAGATGCGGTGGTGCGCGTGCCATCCGACGCGACCGTCGCCGCGGCCGCCGCCGCACTCATCAACGCCGAGGTGGGCGCGGTGATCGTCGGGGCGCAGGCCCGGCCCACGGCCCTGATCAGTGAGCGTGACGTCGCCCGCGTGGTGGCCGCCGGTCAGGATCCCACGGCCGTGCGGGCTGCCGATGTGGCGAGCACGAACCTGGTGTGGTGTGCCGCCGACGCGACCGTCGACGAGGTCGCCCAGCGCATGACCGACAAACACATCCGGCATCTGCTGGTGGAGGACGGCGAGACGTTGGTGGGGATCGTCTCGGCGCGGGATCTGCTCGGTGTCTACGCGTCCGACGCGGAACCGGCCTAA
- the truB gene encoding tRNA pseudouridine(55) synthase TruB, translating into MSAAPDPGIVIVDKPPGMTSHDVVGRCRRLFGTRKVGHAGTLDPMATGVLVIGIERATKILGLVAGSSKTYTATIRLGQATSTDDAEGELVREVSAAAVTDADIADAVAALRGDIEQVPSSVSAIKIDGKRAYQLAREGQQVELAARRVRIDRFDVLEVRREADVVDVDVVVDCSSGTYIRALARDIGTALGVGGHLTALRRTRVGEFGLDTARTLEELAESAQLSLTLDAACLLAFPRRDIDDREVQDVSHGRPLPSAGIEGVYAAVAPDGNVMALLEDRGARTKSVVVVRPATLA; encoded by the coding sequence GTGAGCGCGGCGCCGGACCCCGGCATCGTCATCGTCGACAAGCCGCCGGGTATGACCAGCCATGACGTCGTGGGACGGTGCCGTCGACTCTTCGGCACCCGCAAGGTGGGCCACGCCGGGACGTTGGATCCGATGGCCACGGGCGTGCTCGTGATCGGCATCGAACGGGCCACCAAGATCCTCGGGTTGGTGGCGGGCAGTTCGAAGACCTACACCGCGACCATCCGCCTGGGGCAGGCCACCTCGACCGATGACGCCGAAGGTGAGCTGGTGCGGGAGGTTTCGGCCGCCGCGGTCACCGATGCGGACATCGCCGATGCCGTCGCCGCGCTGCGCGGTGACATCGAGCAGGTGCCCTCGTCCGTCAGCGCCATCAAGATCGACGGCAAGCGCGCCTACCAGCTGGCGCGCGAGGGACAGCAGGTCGAACTCGCGGCCCGCCGCGTCCGCATCGACCGCTTCGACGTGCTCGAGGTCCGGCGGGAGGCCGACGTGGTCGACGTCGACGTCGTGGTGGACTGCTCGTCGGGCACCTACATCCGCGCCCTCGCGCGCGACATCGGCACGGCACTGGGTGTCGGCGGGCACCTGACGGCGCTGCGCCGCACCAGGGTGGGTGAGTTCGGGCTGGACACCGCGCGCACGCTCGAGGAGCTGGCCGAGTCGGCTCAGTTGAGTCTGACACTCGACGCGGCCTGCCTGCTGGCGTTCCCGCGGCGCGACATCGACGACCGAGAAGTTCAGGACGTCAGCCACGGAAGGCCCCTGCCCAGCGCGGGCATCGAGGGCGTGTACGCCGCCGTCGCCCCCGACGGAAATGTGATGGCGCTGCTGGAGGATCGCGGCGCACGCACCAAGTCGGTGGTGGTGGTGCGCCCGGCCACGTTGGCCTAG
- the pptT gene encoding 4'-phosphopantetheinyl transferase PptT, which yields MTLLSTLLADAPGDVRSAEVYSDPPGLMPLPAEEPLVAKSVAKRRNEFVTVRHCARLALAELGVPPVPILKGDKGEPCWPAGVVGSLTHCEGYRGAVVAPSTEVRSVGIDAEPHDVLPNGVLGAISLDAERDALAGLPTDLHWDRILFCAKEATYKAWYPLTHRWLGFEDAHITFAVDSSGTAGSFTSRILIDPAAESGPPLTALQGRWSVAEGLALTAIVL from the coding sequence ATGACGCTGCTGTCGACGCTGCTCGCCGATGCGCCCGGCGATGTGCGTTCCGCCGAGGTGTACTCCGATCCGCCCGGTCTGATGCCGCTGCCCGCCGAGGAGCCACTCGTGGCCAAGTCGGTGGCCAAGCGGCGCAACGAGTTCGTCACGGTGCGCCACTGCGCGAGGCTGGCGCTCGCCGAACTCGGCGTCCCGCCGGTGCCGATCCTCAAGGGGGATAAGGGCGAACCGTGCTGGCCCGCCGGTGTGGTCGGCAGCCTGACGCACTGTGAGGGGTACCGCGGCGCGGTCGTCGCGCCGTCGACCGAGGTGCGCTCGGTGGGCATCGACGCCGAACCCCACGACGTGCTGCCCAACGGCGTGTTGGGCGCGATCAGCCTCGACGCCGAACGTGACGCGTTGGCGGGTCTGCCCACCGACCTGCACTGGGACCGAATCCTGTTCTGCGCCAAAGAGGCGACCTACAAGGCCTGGTATCCCCTGACACACCGCTGGCTGGGCTTCGAGGACGCGCACATCACCTTCGCCGTGGACTCTTCGGGGACCGCGGGAAGTTTCACGTCGCGGATCCTGATCGACCCGGCCGCCGAGTCCGGACCCCCGCTGACCGCTCTGCAGGGGCGCTGGTCGGTGGCCGAGGGCCTGGCGCTGACGGCGATCGTGCTGTGA
- a CDS encoding metallophosphoesterase family protein has product MTHETATRSRPTLWAVSDLHTGHTGNKPVTESLYPATPDDWLIVAGDVAERTDDIKWSLDLLRRRFAKVIWVPGNHELWTTGKDPMQVFGRSRYDYLVNMCDEMGVVTPEHPYPVWTDEGGPATIVPMFLLYDYTFLPEGATTKGEGLAIAKQNNVVATDEFLLSSEPYATKDAWCRDRLEHTKKRLEDLDWMTPTVLVNHFPLVREPCDVLFYPEFSLWCGTTATRDWHTRYNAICSVYGHLHIPRTTWYDGVRFEEVSVGYPREWRRRKPYRWLRQVLPDPMYAPGYLNEFGGHFMITPEMREQSEKFRDRLRSRRS; this is encoded by the coding sequence GTGACACACGAGACTGCGACCAGGTCGCGCCCGACGCTCTGGGCGGTCAGTGATCTGCACACCGGTCACACCGGCAACAAGCCGGTCACCGAGTCGCTGTATCCCGCCACCCCGGACGACTGGCTCATCGTCGCGGGCGACGTCGCGGAGCGCACCGACGACATCAAATGGTCCCTGGACCTGCTCCGCCGGCGTTTCGCCAAGGTGATCTGGGTGCCCGGCAACCATGAACTGTGGACCACCGGCAAGGACCCGATGCAGGTGTTCGGCCGGTCCCGGTACGACTACCTGGTCAACATGTGCGACGAGATGGGTGTCGTGACGCCCGAACATCCGTATCCGGTGTGGACCGACGAGGGCGGTCCGGCGACCATCGTGCCGATGTTCCTGCTCTACGACTACACGTTCCTGCCCGAGGGTGCGACGACCAAGGGTGAGGGCCTGGCGATCGCCAAGCAGAACAATGTCGTGGCAACCGACGAGTTCCTGCTCTCGAGCGAACCGTATGCCACCAAGGACGCGTGGTGCCGGGACCGTCTGGAGCACACCAAGAAGAGGCTCGAGGACCTCGACTGGATGACACCCACGGTCCTGGTCAACCACTTCCCGTTGGTGCGCGAACCCTGCGACGTGCTGTTCTACCCGGAGTTCTCGCTGTGGTGCGGGACCACCGCGACCAGGGACTGGCACACCCGCTACAACGCGATCTGCTCGGTGTACGGCCACCTGCACATCCCGCGGACCACGTGGTACGACGGGGTGCGCTTCGAGGAGGTGTCGGTCGGGTATCCGCGAGAGTGGCGGCGCCGCAAGCCGTATCGATGGCTGCGGCAGGTGCTGCCGGACCCGATGTATGCCCCCGGTTACCTCAACGAGTTCGGCGGGCACTTCATGATCACGCCCGAGATGCGGGAGCAGTCGGAGAAGTTCCGGGATCGGCTGCGGAGTCGGCGGTCATGA
- a CDS encoding DUF3558 domain-containing protein, protein MVARMRLFAALGALIAAVVIVLPTTPPALDGYAEVALRSTDAPLTPTGPVVNITDPEPFNPCTDIPLDVTNGLGLGFTPPEQENSLRCHYDAGNYQMAVEAFVWRTYEQSLPTDAVELDIDGHRAAQYWVMKPTDWNNRWWITCMITFRASYGVIQQSLFYSPIHSPNGPDCMQENLMRAHQLAPYYKF, encoded by the coding sequence ATGGTCGCCAGAATGCGGTTGTTTGCGGCACTGGGGGCGCTGATCGCCGCCGTGGTGATCGTGCTGCCGACGACACCACCGGCGCTCGACGGGTACGCGGAGGTCGCGCTGCGGTCCACCGATGCCCCGCTGACTCCCACGGGTCCGGTCGTCAACATCACCGACCCCGAACCGTTCAATCCGTGCACCGACATCCCGCTCGACGTCACCAACGGCCTGGGCCTGGGCTTCACGCCGCCCGAGCAGGAGAACAGCCTGCGGTGCCACTACGACGCGGGCAACTACCAGATGGCGGTCGAGGCCTTCGTCTGGCGGACCTACGAGCAGTCGCTGCCGACCGACGCCGTTGAACTCGACATCGACGGCCACCGCGCCGCGCAGTACTGGGTCATGAAGCCCACGGACTGGAACAACCGCTGGTGGATCACCTGCATGATCACGTTCCGAGCCAGCTACGGCGTCATCCAGCAGTCGCTGTTCTACTCACCGATCCACTCCCCCAACGGCCCGGACTGCATGCAGGAGAACCTGATGCGCGCCCACCAGTTGGCGCCGTACTACAAGTTCTGA
- a CDS encoding CocE/NonD family hydrolase, whose amino-acid sequence MTAISDDSAPVSVAVTARRRARGLLSRVLRVPAPTTTYQVQHRVRIPMRDGVELLADHYAPDTETPAGTLLVRGPYGRAFPFSSLYARVYAARGYHVVLQSVRGTFGSGGEFVPPVHEAADGADTAAWLREQDWYTGSFGTVGLSYLGQTQWALLENPPEDMLAAVVVVGVHDFAASSWGTGAFAANDFLGWSNMISHQEEPNKLRIVLNHLRSRKQVAHAIGRPPLAASGRALLADGAPWWEQWLEHPDVDDPFWDRYKFYGGLDRAAVPVLLMGGWQDLFLEQTIEQYHRLHNRGVDVQLTLGPWTHTHMTGRAAGAVLRESLDWFGRHLGGGPAADRAPVRYFVTGAGTWHDAPQWPPMTTTEHVLHLAPEHRLTDKAPEGPCASFTFDPQSPTPTIGGRLLAPNAGRRRDDSLAQRPDVLAFTGEPLATDLHVYGAPVVELDHESDNPHVDLFVRVSEVDRKGRSRNISDGYRRLVRTDYDGDAVRIELDEIAHRFAAGNRIRVLVAGGSFPRFAPNLGTGDHPAHGSRTAPATHTVHLRGGSRLVLPQGPRP is encoded by the coding sequence ATGACCGCGATCTCGGACGACTCCGCGCCCGTCTCAGTGGCCGTCACCGCGCGCCGGCGGGCCCGGGGGCTGCTCAGCCGCGTGCTGCGCGTGCCCGCGCCCACCACCACCTACCAGGTGCAGCACCGCGTGCGGATCCCAATGCGCGACGGCGTCGAACTGCTCGCCGACCACTACGCCCCCGACACCGAGACCCCGGCAGGCACCCTGCTGGTGCGCGGCCCCTATGGCCGCGCTTTTCCCTTCTCGTCGCTGTACGCCCGGGTGTACGCAGCGCGCGGTTACCACGTCGTGCTGCAGAGCGTGCGCGGCACGTTCGGCTCCGGCGGCGAGTTCGTCCCGCCCGTGCACGAGGCCGCCGACGGTGCCGACACCGCCGCGTGGCTGCGCGAACAGGATTGGTATACGGGTTCATTCGGCACGGTCGGGCTGTCGTATCTGGGCCAGACCCAATGGGCGCTGCTGGAGAATCCACCCGAGGACATGTTGGCCGCGGTGGTGGTGGTCGGCGTGCACGACTTCGCCGCGTCGTCGTGGGGCACCGGCGCGTTCGCCGCCAACGACTTCCTGGGCTGGAGCAACATGATCAGCCATCAGGAGGAGCCCAACAAACTGCGAATCGTGCTGAACCACCTGCGATCCCGCAAGCAGGTCGCCCACGCGATCGGCCGACCGCCGCTGGCCGCCTCGGGTCGCGCCCTGCTCGCCGACGGCGCGCCGTGGTGGGAACAGTGGCTTGAGCACCCGGATGTCGACGACCCGTTCTGGGACCGCTACAAGTTCTACGGCGGACTCGACCGCGCTGCGGTGCCGGTGCTGCTGATGGGTGGTTGGCAGGACCTGTTCCTGGAGCAGACCATCGAGCAGTACCACCGCCTGCACAACCGCGGAGTCGACGTGCAGTTGACCCTGGGGCCGTGGACGCACACACACATGACGGGCAGGGCCGCGGGCGCAGTGCTGCGCGAGAGCCTGGACTGGTTCGGCCGCCACCTCGGCGGTGGACCCGCTGCGGACCGCGCGCCGGTGCGCTATTTCGTCACCGGCGCGGGCACGTGGCATGACGCACCGCAGTGGCCGCCGATGACCACGACCGAGCACGTGCTGCACCTGGCCCCCGAACATCGACTCACCGACAAGGCCCCCGAGGGCCCCTGCGCGTCGTTCACGTTCGACCCGCAGAGTCCCACGCCGACCATCGGTGGGCGCCTGCTCGCACCGAACGCCGGACGCCGTCGCGACGACTCCCTCGCCCAACGCCCCGATGTGCTGGCCTTCACCGGTGAACCGCTGGCCACCGATCTCCACGTGTACGGCGCGCCGGTGGTCGAACTCGACCACGAATCCGACAACCCGCATGTGGATCTGTTCGTCCGAGTCAGTGAGGTCGATCGAAAAGGGCGCTCCCGCAACATCAGTGACGGGTATCGGCGCCTGGTGCGCACCGACTACGACGGCGATGCGGTGCGCATCGAACTCGACGAGATCGCGCATCGGTTCGCCGCGGGCAACCGAATCCGGGTGCTGGTGGCGGGTGGGTCGTTTCCGCGCTTCGCGCCGAATCTGGGCACCGGGGACCATCCCGCACACGGCAGTCGCACGGCACCGGCCACGCACACCGTGCACCTGCGCGGCGGATCACGGCTGGTGCTGCCGCAGGGGCCGCGGCCCTGA
- a CDS encoding DUF1802 family protein — protein MTTALKEWSAAVHALLDGRQTVLLRKGGIGEKRFEVSAGEFVLMPTVAHSHAERVRPEHQDLLAPAAADSTEDAVVVRAAAKVVDVIAVERPDQIGDIADLHIWTEESVRADRLDFRPKHRLAVLVVDVRPLAEPVRVPRSPEFGGCRSWVDLPVTGEAGASVHSAADLTAVAARVRTAVG, from the coding sequence GTGACCACCGCGCTCAAGGAGTGGAGTGCGGCCGTGCATGCACTCCTGGACGGCCGGCAGACCGTGTTGCTGCGCAAGGGCGGTATCGGGGAGAAGCGATTCGAGGTCAGTGCGGGCGAATTCGTGCTGATGCCGACGGTGGCGCACAGCCATGCCGAGCGGGTGCGGCCCGAACATCAGGACCTGCTGGCGCCGGCGGCCGCCGACAGCACCGAGGACGCCGTCGTGGTGCGTGCAGCCGCGAAGGTCGTCGACGTGATCGCCGTGGAGCGGCCCGACCAGATCGGTGACATCGCCGACCTGCACATCTGGACCGAGGAGTCGGTGCGCGCCGATCGGCTGGACTTCCGGCCCAAGCACCGGCTTGCGGTGCTCGTCGTCGACGTCCGGCCGCTCGCGGAGCCTGTGCGGGTGCCCCGCTCGCCCGAGTTCGGCGGCTGCCGGAGTTGGGTCGACCTGCCGGTCACCGGTGAGGCCGGCGCATCGGTGCACAGCGCGGCGGACCTCACCGCGGTGGCGGCACGGGTGCGCACTGCGGTCGGCTGA
- a CDS encoding DUF2277 domain-containing protein, which produces MCRNITELRGLEPAATPAEIEAAARQYVRKVSGVTRPSEANVAAFEAAVADVTAATHRLLDALPPRRQPPKTVPPLRRPEVQARIAARGGAPA; this is translated from the coding sequence ATGTGCCGGAACATCACCGAATTGCGCGGCCTGGAGCCTGCGGCCACGCCCGCGGAGATCGAGGCGGCCGCGCGCCAGTACGTCCGGAAGGTCAGCGGTGTCACCCGACCGTCGGAGGCCAACGTCGCGGCGTTCGAAGCCGCCGTGGCCGACGTGACGGCCGCGACGCACCGACTCCTCGACGCGCTGCCGCCACGCCGCCAACCCCCCAAGACCGTGCCGCCGCTGCGCCGCCCCGAGGTGCAGGCCCGGATCGCGGCCCGCGGCGGCGCACCCGCGTGA
- a CDS encoding enoyl-CoA hydratase, with the protein MSGANASEVLLIDTTDRVRTLTLNRPKSRNALSAALRTELFQELAVAGADDDVDVIILTGADPVFCAGLDLKELGDTTDLPDISPKWPDLDKPVIGAINGAAVTGGLELALYCDILIASEKAAFADTHARVGLLPTWGLSVRLPQKVGVGMARRMSLTGDYLSAADALRAGLVTEVVPHEQLLDAARAVAASIVGNNQKAVRALLGSYHRIDAAQTNNGLWIEAESARTWMRSTTGDDIAASRASVIDRGRAQVH; encoded by the coding sequence ATGTCTGGCGCCAACGCATCTGAAGTCCTGCTGATCGACACCACCGACCGGGTCCGCACGCTGACCCTGAACCGGCCCAAGTCCCGCAATGCGCTGTCCGCCGCGCTGCGCACCGAGCTGTTCCAGGAACTGGCCGTCGCCGGGGCCGACGACGACGTCGACGTCATCATCCTCACCGGCGCCGACCCGGTGTTCTGCGCCGGCCTGGACCTCAAGGAACTCGGCGACACCACCGACCTGCCCGACATCTCCCCCAAGTGGCCGGATCTGGACAAGCCCGTGATCGGCGCGATCAACGGCGCGGCCGTGACCGGCGGCCTGGAGCTGGCGCTGTACTGCGACATCCTGATCGCGTCGGAGAAGGCCGCCTTCGCCGACACCCATGCCCGCGTCGGCCTGCTGCCCACGTGGGGGCTGTCAGTGCGGTTGCCGCAGAAGGTCGGCGTCGGCATGGCCCGCCGGATGAGCCTGACCGGCGACTACCTGTCGGCCGCCGACGCGCTGCGCGCGGGCCTGGTGACCGAGGTGGTGCCGCACGAGCAGCTGCTGGACGCGGCACGGGCCGTGGCCGCCTCGATCGTCGGCAACAACCAGAAGGCCGTGCGGGCCCTGCTGGGCTCCTACCACCGCATCGACGCCGCGCAGACCAACAACGGCCTCTGGATCGAGGCCGAGTCTGCACGCACGTGGATGCGCTCGACGACGGGCGACGACATCGCCGCCAGTCGCGCGTCGGTCATTGATCGCGGCCGCGCGCAGGTGCACTGA